Proteins from a genomic interval of Acidobacteriota bacterium:
- the tuf gene encoding elongation factor Tu (EF-Tu; promotes GTP-dependent binding of aminoacyl-tRNA to the A-site of ribosomes during protein biosynthesis; when the tRNA anticodon matches the mRNA codon, GTP hydrolysis results; the inactive EF-Tu-GDP leaves the ribosome and release of GDP is promoted by elongation factor Ts; many prokaryotes have two copies of the gene encoding EF-Tu), with product MAKEKFDRSKPHINVGTIGHVDHGKTTLTAAITTVLAKSNTKIQVKS from the coding sequence AAATTTGATCGCAGTAAGCCACATATCAATGTGGGAACAATTGGACACGTGGACCACGGAAAAACAACGTTGACGGCGGCGATCACGACCGTGTTGGCCAAGAGCAACACCAAGATCCAGGTGAAATCA